A genomic segment from Gilvibacter sp. SZ-19 encodes:
- a CDS encoding S8 family serine peptidase, with protein MKKFNFYSLLLVAAVSVFIYSCERDTEVDSPDASIDKLEEAKLITYSSETAIDGKYIVVFKDNAFPNAKSGPITAMDFEAEKRKMEVNAKSLFISKDMGEKVIDQTFVNAIKGVALELSNDELELLRKDSRVAYIEQDQIITVKMGGPPGGGGGGGGTSPQQTPWGITRVNGGVDGTGKVAYILDSGIDASHPDLNVDVARGFNAFSNGPDADLTFDGSGHGTHVAGTVAAIDNEIGVIGVAAGATVVPVKVLDRRGSGTISGVVAGIDFVSTRSDCDAANMSLGGGFSSALNNAVQNASSACPFALAAGNESTDAGTRSPASANGPNIYTVSSMAQGDNWSSFSNYGNPPVDYCAPGSGVLSTYKGDGYATLSGTSMASPHVCGILLLGNIRSGGTVNGDPDGNADTIAIH; from the coding sequence ATGAAAAAATTCAATTTTTATTCCTTGCTGTTAGTAGCCGCTGTTTCGGTGTTTATCTACAGTTGTGAAAGGGATACTGAAGTTGATTCCCCAGACGCGTCCATCGATAAGTTGGAAGAAGCAAAACTAATTACCTATTCTTCAGAAACTGCAATAGACGGTAAGTACATTGTGGTATTTAAAGACAATGCTTTTCCAAATGCCAAAAGCGGTCCAATAACTGCCATGGATTTTGAGGCTGAAAAGCGCAAAATGGAAGTAAATGCCAAGTCCTTGTTCATCAGTAAAGACATGGGCGAAAAAGTTATCGATCAGACCTTTGTTAATGCTATTAAAGGGGTGGCTCTAGAGCTTTCCAATGACGAATTGGAACTACTAAGAAAAGACAGCCGTGTAGCTTACATTGAGCAAGATCAGATCATCACCGTGAAAATGGGTGGCCCTCCAGGTGGTGGAGGTGGTGGTGGAGGAACCTCTCCACAACAAACTCCTTGGGGTATTACTCGCGTAAATGGTGGTGTTGATGGCACCGGAAAAGTGGCTTATATCCTTGACTCTGGTATTGACGCTAGTCACCCAGACCTCAATGTTGATGTAGCTCGCGGATTTAACGCATTCTCTAACGGACCAGATGCCGATTTGACCTTTGACGGAAGCGGACACGGAACTCACGTAGCTGGAACTGTTGCTGCTATAGATAATGAAATTGGAGTTATTGGAGTTGCTGCAGGAGCTACTGTTGTTCCTGTAAAAGTACTAGACCGCAGAGGATCAGGTACAATTAGCGGCGTAGTTGCTGGAATTGATTTTGTAAGTACACGCTCTGACTGTGATGCAGCCAACATGAGTTTAGGTGGTGGATTCTCGTCTGCACTTAACAATGCGGTTCAAAACGCTTCTAGCGCTTGTCCATTTGCATTGGCAGCTGGTAACGAATCAACCGACGCCGGAACTCGTTCTCCTGCTAGCGCAAACGGACCTAATATCTACACTGTTTCTTCTATGGCACAGGGAGATAACTGGTCTAGTTTCTCAAACTACGGTAACCCTCCGGTAGATTACTGTGCTCCGGGATCTGGAGTTTTGTCTACCTACAAAGGAGATGGTTATGCTACTTTGAGTGGAACGTCTATGGCATCTCCTCACGTATGTGGTATTCTATTGTTAGGAAATATTAGATCTGGCGGAACGGTAAATGGTGATCCTGACGGAAACGCCGATACTATCGCGATCCATTAA
- a CDS encoding DUF255 domain-containing protein yields MKGLFLSVLLLFLSVSLQAQDSINWISITEAEAAVAETPKPVFIDIYTNWCGWCKRMDKSTFQDPAFVKYINENYYAVKLNGEERDSITYRGYTFKYVARGRRGYHELPAAFMQRKLSYPTYIILNDILTPLQAFKGYRTAEEFLPIVTFLGEGLYKNTKWEDFMAKWQAKDQ; encoded by the coding sequence ATGAAAGGGTTATTTCTCAGTGTTTTATTATTGTTTTTGAGCGTGTCTTTGCAGGCTCAAGATTCGATCAATTGGATCAGCATCACTGAGGCAGAGGCCGCGGTTGCCGAAACACCTAAACCTGTCTTTATTGACATTTACACCAATTGGTGTGGCTGGTGCAAACGCATGGATAAAAGCACGTTTCAAGATCCTGCTTTTGTTAAATACATTAACGAGAACTACTACGCAGTAAAGCTCAACGGAGAAGAACGCGATTCTATCACCTATCGCGGATACACCTTTAAATATGTCGCGCGGGGCAGACGTGGTTATCACGAGCTCCCAGCTGCTTTTATGCAACGCAAACTCAGCTACCCGACCTATATAATTCTCAATGATATACTCACGCCCTTGCAGGCTTTTAAAGGGTATAGGACTGCAGAGGAATTTTTACCCATAGTTACCTTTTTGGGAGAAGGATTGTACAAGAACACCAAATGGGAAGACTTTATGGCCAAATGGCAAGCAAAAGATCAATAA
- a CDS encoding glycosyltransferase has translation MITLTSIVLLLYAELIIWAYRGISRLKPLDFTSDVNQLKATIIIPFRNEAQRLGPLLESIKRLPATGTIELLFMDDSSEDESVGLIRAALEDSEADYQILKVIRESVATKKDAITQGVKAAKHPWIITLDADVSLPDSWWNLMQKGLAQNPDLLLGPIALASENTLLNWLQQIETAGITQLGRGSAGFDRPMVANGAHLAYSKAWFTAVGGFYGNLDIASGDDMFMLKKAVNSKAEILYLNSKEATLTVAGASSWPEYFWQRIRWIKKSQAVGLQNSNRMGLVVTLANLWIIVLLASTFFDSKFWWILGGYFSIKICCDVWLLAYQKLDSSQNLLLKTIVANLVYPWTLIIILLRATSGSYRWKGREYKK, from the coding sequence ATGATAACGCTAACGAGCATTGTACTGCTGCTTTATGCCGAGCTGATCATTTGGGCCTACCGTGGGATAAGCAGATTAAAGCCTTTGGATTTTACTTCGGATGTGAACCAGCTTAAGGCCACCATTATCATTCCTTTTAGAAATGAGGCGCAGCGGTTGGGGCCACTTTTAGAAAGCATTAAAAGGCTACCGGCAACAGGAACAATCGAACTGCTATTTATGGACGACAGTAGCGAAGATGAGTCCGTTGGTTTAATACGTGCTGCTTTAGAAGACTCAGAGGCAGACTACCAAATTTTAAAGGTGATCCGAGAATCTGTCGCTACTAAGAAAGATGCCATCACCCAAGGGGTAAAGGCTGCCAAGCATCCATGGATAATCACACTGGATGCAGATGTTTCACTTCCAGATTCCTGGTGGAATTTGATGCAAAAAGGACTTGCACAAAATCCAGACTTATTACTGGGCCCAATTGCCTTGGCTTCAGAAAACACCCTACTCAATTGGCTACAGCAAATAGAAACCGCAGGGATCACACAGCTCGGTCGCGGTTCAGCAGGTTTTGATAGACCTATGGTAGCAAATGGTGCACATTTGGCCTATAGCAAAGCTTGGTTCACTGCTGTGGGTGGCTTTTATGGAAACCTAGATATCGCAAGTGGCGATGATATGTTCATGCTTAAAAAAGCCGTCAATAGCAAGGCTGAGATCCTTTATCTGAACAGTAAAGAAGCTACCTTAACAGTAGCGGGAGCTAGCTCTTGGCCCGAGTATTTTTGGCAGCGCATTCGCTGGATAAAAAAATCCCAAGCCGTAGGCTTGCAAAACTCAAACAGAATGGGGTTAGTAGTTACTTTGGCTAACCTATGGATAATTGTATTGTTGGCGAGCACTTTCTTTGACTCTAAATTCTGGTGGATCCTAGGCGGCTATTTTAGCATAAAGATATGCTGTGATGTATGGCTACTGGCGTATCAAAAATTAGATAGCAGCCAAAACTTACTGCTTAAAACAATCGTCGCGAATTTAGTATACCCCTGGACTTTGATTATCATTTTGCTTAGAGCCACCAGCGGTTCATACCGCTGGAAGGGTCGGGAGTATAAAAAATAA
- the ruvC gene encoding crossover junction endodeoxyribonuclease RuvC, producing MSKTERIILGIDPGTTIMGFGLIRVVGKKMEFMQLHELQLHKYADHYVKLKHIFERTVQLIETYHPDEIAIEAPFFGKNVQSMLKLGRAQGVAMAAGLSRQVPITEYSPKKIKMAITGNGNASKEQVAKMLQSILSIKELPKNLDSTDGLAAAVCHFYNDGKIATGKSYSGWGAFIKDNQDRIG from the coding sequence ATGAGTAAAACAGAACGCATCATATTAGGGATAGACCCCGGAACAACCATTATGGGTTTTGGACTCATTCGCGTAGTTGGTAAGAAGATGGAATTCATGCAATTACACGAACTACAACTGCACAAATATGCAGACCACTACGTAAAGCTCAAGCATATTTTTGAGCGAACCGTACAGCTCATAGAAACCTATCACCCAGACGAGATCGCAATTGAGGCACCATTCTTTGGAAAGAATGTGCAATCTATGCTTAAGTTGGGCAGAGCCCAGGGAGTTGCCATGGCGGCAGGACTTTCCAGACAAGTGCCCATTACGGAGTACTCGCCTAAAAAGATCAAAATGGCCATAACCGGTAACGGAAATGCCAGTAAAGAACAAGTGGCTAAAATGCTGCAAAGTATCTTGAGCATTAAAGAACTGCCAAAGAACTTAGACAGCACAGACGGTTTGGCTGCTGCGGTTTGCCATTTCTATAATGACGGTAAGATTGCGACTGGAAAATCTTACTCGGGCTGGGGCGCTTTTATTAAAGACAATCAGGATAGAATAGGCTAA
- a CDS encoding DUF3667 domain-containing protein produces the protein MEEQSICRNCGTRSQGAYCHNCGQRTGIYRVSFKETFADLASGLFTLEAPIWRTTSALFRTPGKLFNEYLDGQRKKYYKPVAYFILWTALFLLVRSVLKFDPFKSVAADTTLNTDVSWLYEAGKFMSANINNFMFVFVFTLGGFLKLFFYKRYRLAEFVAISFYLLCVYTLINTLFQVYLKLSGAEPNFLPALLFGLYLALAIPAWLKGNMMLTSLKALIAFFLAFMFYLAISFALSIVIVLYL, from the coding sequence ATGGAAGAGCAGTCCATTTGCAGAAATTGCGGAACCCGGTCACAAGGCGCATATTGCCACAATTGCGGACAGCGCACAGGAATTTATCGCGTTAGTTTTAAGGAGACCTTTGCCGACCTTGCCTCTGGTTTATTTACCCTAGAAGCGCCTATCTGGCGAACTACTTCAGCGCTCTTTAGGACTCCCGGAAAGCTATTCAACGAATATTTAGATGGACAGCGCAAAAAGTACTACAAACCGGTGGCTTACTTTATACTCTGGACTGCCCTGTTCTTGTTGGTGCGATCTGTTCTAAAATTCGATCCGTTTAAAAGCGTGGCAGCAGATACAACACTCAATACAGATGTGAGCTGGTTATACGAGGCCGGAAAGTTCATGTCTGCCAACATCAACAATTTTATGTTCGTCTTTGTTTTCACTTTAGGCGGATTTTTAAAGTTGTTTTTCTACAAAAGATATCGCTTGGCCGAATTTGTCGCAATTAGTTTTTATCTACTCTGCGTGTATACCCTTATAAACACCTTGTTCCAAGTCTATCTCAAGTTAAGCGGAGCAGAGCCGAACTTTTTGCCTGCGCTCTTGTTTGGCCTTTATTTGGCTTTAGCAATTCCGGCTTGGCTCAAAGGGAATATGATGCTGACTTCACTCAAGGCCCTGATCGCCTTTTTCTTGGCCTTTATGTTCTATTTGGCGATTAGCTTTGCCCTGTCTATAGTAATTGTGTTATACCTTTAA
- the hemW gene encoding radical SAM family heme chaperone HemW, with the protein MAGIYIHIPFCRQACHYCDFHFSTTLKHQQAMVDAICQELVLRKAELADEITTLYFGGGTPSLLSAQQLQQIFNTLSQNYKLTNDLEFTLEANPDDISDSLLTAYKAIGVNRLSLGIQSFKEKDLRFMNRAHNEQQARKALNLISEQFDNYSIDLIYGVPEMSLESWQQNLETAFEAGVPHLSCYALTVEPDTALDRFIQKGVVAPADEALAKAHYDLLLSMTQQAGYENYEFSNFGKPGFHSKNNTAYWEGVPYLGIGPGAHSLVAHTRSWNVSNNVLYIKALQDSKRPHQSETLSMNDRYNEYIMTGLRTAKGVSLPKIVADFGLVYREYAESLLPELQAKQWIFLDGDTLHVPKDAKFLSDGIAAELFKLL; encoded by the coding sequence ATGGCGGGAATCTACATCCATATACCCTTTTGCAGACAGGCTTGTCATTATTGCGATTTTCACTTTTCCACCACCTTAAAGCATCAACAGGCTATGGTGGATGCCATTTGCCAAGAACTCGTTTTGCGTAAGGCGGAACTTGCTGATGAGATCACTACGCTTTACTTCGGAGGAGGTACGCCCAGTTTACTCAGTGCACAACAATTGCAGCAGATCTTCAACACGCTTAGCCAAAATTACAAGCTTACAAATGACCTCGAGTTTACCTTAGAGGCCAATCCAGACGATATTTCAGATAGCCTTCTTACTGCTTATAAGGCCATTGGAGTAAACCGTTTGAGTTTGGGAATCCAATCTTTTAAAGAAAAGGACCTGCGTTTTATGAATCGGGCCCACAATGAGCAGCAGGCCAGGAAAGCTCTGAATTTGATAAGTGAGCAGTTTGATAATTATTCCATCGACCTTATTTATGGCGTGCCCGAAATGTCTTTAGAAAGCTGGCAGCAAAACCTTGAGACGGCTTTTGAAGCCGGGGTTCCGCATTTGTCTTGTTATGCCTTGACCGTAGAGCCAGATACAGCCCTAGATCGCTTTATTCAAAAAGGAGTTGTTGCTCCGGCAGACGAGGCTTTGGCCAAGGCGCATTACGATCTACTCTTAAGTATGACCCAACAAGCGGGTTATGAGAATTACGAGTTTAGCAACTTTGGTAAACCCGGTTTTCACTCTAAGAACAACACGGCTTATTGGGAAGGAGTCCCTTATTTGGGGATAGGTCCTGGGGCTCACTCTTTGGTGGCTCATACACGCAGTTGGAATGTATCAAATAATGTGCTTTACATCAAAGCGCTTCAAGATAGTAAGCGGCCGCATCAGTCAGAAACTCTAAGCATGAACGATCGCTATAACGAATACATCATGACTGGTTTACGCACGGCCAAGGGCGTATCTCTACCCAAGATCGTTGCGGATTTTGGCCTTGTCTATCGCGAGTATGCAGAATCTTTATTGCCAGAATTACAAGCCAAGCAATGGATCTTTTTAGATGGCGATACCTTACATGTACCTAAGGATGCCAAATTCCTGTCGGATGGTATTGCTGCGGAACTTTTTAAACTTCTTTAA
- a CDS encoding cyclase family protein, which yields MIARLQIGERELAIDLDKPLDISIPMRSGADNPNAWYVGHPEFKPVKLDDWEGAVRAGAAVNFTSMHIIPHAHGTHTESLGHITAEQHSVNQSFHRYFYLAQVVSVSPESKNGDALIGSHQLQDHLKEVEAVVIRTLPNDNDKLSKQYSHSNWPYLTKEAAAMLCRKGVQHLLIDTPSVDREEDEGKLAAHRAFWDMDGMPREHATITEFIFVEDQIQDGQYVLELQLPNIESDAVPSRPVLYRIISAE from the coding sequence ATGATCGCAAGACTTCAAATAGGGGAGCGCGAGCTCGCCATTGATCTGGATAAGCCTTTGGATATTTCTATTCCGATGCGCTCCGGAGCCGATAATCCGAATGCTTGGTATGTAGGCCATCCGGAGTTCAAACCAGTAAAACTAGACGATTGGGAAGGGGCTGTACGAGCTGGGGCAGCGGTAAATTTTACCAGCATGCATATTATTCCTCATGCCCACGGAACTCATACAGAATCGCTAGGGCACATCACGGCAGAGCAACATTCGGTGAACCAGAGTTTTCACCGCTACTTCTACTTAGCGCAGGTGGTGAGTGTAAGTCCAGAATCTAAAAATGGTGATGCTTTGATCGGCAGTCATCAGCTGCAAGATCATTTAAAGGAGGTAGAAGCCGTAGTAATAAGAACGCTGCCTAACGATAACGATAAACTCAGCAAACAATATTCGCACTCCAATTGGCCTTATTTGACCAAAGAAGCAGCAGCCATGCTGTGTCGTAAAGGAGTACAACATTTACTTATTGACACCCCTTCTGTAGATCGTGAGGAGGACGAAGGTAAGTTGGCAGCGCATCGCGCTTTTTGGGATATGGATGGCATGCCTAGAGAACATGCGACCATTACCGAATTTATTTTTGTGGAAGATCAGATCCAAGACGGCCAGTATGTGCTGGAGTTGCAATTGCCCAATATAGAGAGCGATGCTGTACCGAGCAGACCTGTCTTGTACCGGATAATAAGTGCGGAATGA
- a CDS encoding transglutaminase domain-containing protein, translated as MIRAILFCLIFFGLNAALKAQEDFARVDAVIQLYPAQAQSAEQLATFINRDFSSEADKLRAIYGWIINNIAYDPAEYKALDYSFTTVAERNKKQEKFREQLITRVLEKQVAVCEGYSYLFERLCELTGVQSYLVRGDSKASLDDIARSFDVNHMWNVAYISGQAFLFDPTWGAGRYTDRFIKDPTYRFFKTDPQHFSYSHFPQLQEDQLLEFPLDRAVFERMPIIVDEAISDYALLSPQEGVLQSTNSSGRWFFSLPVPKGLTVSLSFDGGGIKPVKTTWNKETATLDFEMEIPLGAKFLIVHLDERPGVVYLID; from the coding sequence ATGATTCGAGCGATTCTCTTTTGCCTTATTTTTTTTGGTCTGAACGCCGCGCTTAAGGCCCAAGAAGACTTTGCCAGAGTGGATGCAGTAATTCAGTTATACCCTGCCCAAGCCCAATCCGCAGAACAACTCGCTACTTTCATCAATAGAGACTTTAGCTCAGAGGCCGATAAACTCCGTGCCATTTACGGCTGGATCATCAACAATATTGCCTACGACCCTGCAGAGTATAAGGCCCTAGATTACAGCTTTACCACAGTAGCCGAGCGAAACAAGAAACAGGAGAAGTTCAGAGAGCAGCTTATAACTCGCGTTTTAGAGAAACAAGTCGCGGTCTGCGAAGGTTATTCGTACCTCTTCGAACGGCTGTGTGAATTGACCGGAGTGCAGTCGTATTTGGTGCGCGGTGATTCCAAAGCTTCCTTGGATGATATTGCCCGCTCCTTTGATGTAAATCATATGTGGAACGTCGCATATATTTCGGGCCAGGCGTTTCTCTTTGATCCTACCTGGGGAGCAGGACGGTATACGGACCGGTTCATTAAAGATCCTACCTATCGTTTTTTTAAGACAGATCCGCAGCATTTTAGCTATTCCCATTTTCCGCAGTTGCAAGAAGATCAATTGCTTGAATTTCCTTTAGACCGAGCTGTTTTTGAGCGTATGCCCATCATAGTAGACGAAGCTATTAGCGATTATGCCTTGCTGTCGCCCCAAGAAGGCGTTCTGCAAAGCACTAATAGTTCTGGGAGATGGTTCTTTAGCCTCCCGGTCCCTAAAGGCCTCACTGTGAGTTTGAGTTTTGATGGCGGCGGAATTAAACCGGTAAAAACCACTTGGAACAAAGAAACTGCTACCCTCGATTTCGAAATGGAGATTCCGTTGGGAGCCAAATTTTTAATTGTGCATTTGGACGAGCGCCCGGGTGTTGTTTATTTGATCGATTAG
- a CDS encoding MmcQ/YjbR family DNA-binding protein encodes MHIEDFRNYCLAKKGVTESFPFDEHTLVFKVMGKMFALSGLERLPAQANLKCDPDRSVELRAQYDGLILPGYHMSKLHWNTVLIDSGLPPSLITELIDHSYDLVVAKFSKKLRLAWESL; translated from the coding sequence ATGCACATAGAAGATTTTAGAAATTACTGTTTAGCTAAAAAAGGCGTGACCGAATCCTTTCCTTTTGACGAGCATACCTTGGTCTTTAAAGTAATGGGTAAGATGTTTGCCCTATCTGGATTAGAACGCTTACCAGCTCAGGCCAATCTTAAATGTGACCCAGACAGAAGTGTGGAGCTCCGCGCTCAATATGATGGCCTCATACTTCCTGGGTATCACATGAGCAAGTTGCATTGGAACACAGTACTTATAGATTCCGGCTTGCCTCCTAGTTTGATCACGGAGCTGATAGATCATTCTTACGATCTGGTGGTGGCCAAGTTTAGTAAGAAACTCCGTTTAGCGTGGGAATCGCTTTGA
- a CDS encoding AraC family transcriptional regulator translates to MIGSKVLPFTIPKSETASITVQHDRELQFYKHLHQHPETQLSLIINGSGTLFCGNTLVPFTPYSLICVRGGQPHLFRCEPIEGQVLERISVFFLEDWLTSICEVTPEISSLQKSFKSESSGWYLSDIDLSISNQFEALSRAKSAGRFQQFIALLAAIGNQKIQTINNLGQPKNYRGEDSDRMSKIIEYTMNHYREPIYIEQVADKIALTPSSFCKYFKKRTGKSYVQFLNEIRCEAASNLLIQDLEMEMPAIAERCGYNSIANFNRQFKKYQGSSPSAYRKLKAIPTLNGVSY, encoded by the coding sequence ATGATTGGTTCTAAAGTATTACCCTTTACGATTCCTAAGTCTGAAACGGCTTCTATTACGGTACAGCACGATCGTGAATTACAGTTTTACAAGCATTTACATCAACATCCTGAAACACAATTAAGTCTTATAATTAATGGTAGCGGAACACTTTTCTGCGGAAACACTTTAGTCCCTTTTACCCCCTACAGTTTAATTTGTGTGCGCGGAGGTCAGCCGCATCTGTTTAGATGCGAACCTATTGAAGGACAAGTCCTTGAGCGCATATCTGTATTCTTTCTAGAAGACTGGCTGACTAGTATTTGCGAAGTCACTCCAGAGATAAGTAGTTTACAGAAAAGCTTTAAATCTGAAAGTAGCGGTTGGTATTTAAGTGATATTGATCTGAGTATCTCCAACCAATTCGAAGCGCTGTCACGAGCAAAGTCTGCAGGGCGTTTTCAGCAATTCATTGCTCTACTAGCAGCTATAGGCAACCAAAAAATACAAACGATAAACAATCTTGGTCAGCCTAAGAATTACCGCGGAGAAGACTCTGACCGAATGAGTAAGATCATTGAGTACACCATGAATCACTATAGAGAACCCATCTATATAGAGCAAGTGGCAGACAAGATCGCCCTCACGCCATCCTCCTTTTGCAAGTATTTTAAAAAGCGAACGGGGAAATCTTATGTGCAGTTCTTAAATGAGATCCGTTGTGAAGCTGCTAGTAACCTACTGATCCAAGATCTAGAAATGGAAATGCCGGCCATTGCAGAGCGCTGCGGATACAACTCTATTGCCAACTTTAACCGTCAGTTTAAAAAGTATCAAGGCAGCTCGCCTAGCGCTTATCGAAAACTCAAAGCGATTCCCACGCTAAACGGAGTTTCTTACTAA
- a CDS encoding dihydrodipicolinate synthase family protein, with product MKVAWQGVMPAVTTKFTQEDELDLPLFAKNIQAQVDAGVHGIVLGGTLGEASTLSVEEKRTLTKHTAELVAGKVPVLINIAEQTTKGAVLAAQQAQEDGANALMMLPPMRYKAGPIETVEYFKAVATSTDLPIMVYNNPVDYTIEVTLPMFESLLECDNIQAVKESTRDISNVTRIKNAFGDRLKIMTGVDTLALESLLMGADGWIAGLVCAFPRETVAIFELQKQGRIAEALEIYRWFLPLLELDINPKLVQNIKLAEVATDLGSEYVRAPRLPLAGAEREHVLKVIATGLANRPELPNF from the coding sequence ATGAAAGTAGCATGGCAAGGCGTAATGCCAGCAGTGACCACAAAGTTTACTCAAGAAGACGAGTTGGATCTGCCGTTATTTGCAAAGAACATTCAGGCTCAAGTAGATGCAGGTGTCCACGGAATAGTTCTGGGAGGTACCTTAGGGGAGGCTAGTACGCTCTCTGTGGAGGAGAAAAGAACATTAACTAAGCATACTGCCGAGCTGGTAGCTGGTAAAGTACCGGTGCTTATCAATATTGCGGAGCAAACCACAAAAGGAGCAGTTCTTGCAGCCCAACAGGCTCAAGAAGATGGCGCCAACGCCCTGATGATGTTACCACCAATGCGTTATAAAGCCGGCCCGATAGAAACAGTAGAATATTTTAAAGCAGTAGCCACTAGTACAGACCTTCCCATCATGGTTTACAACAACCCTGTCGATTATACGATAGAAGTGACTTTGCCCATGTTTGAATCTTTGTTGGAGTGCGATAACATACAGGCCGTTAAAGAATCTACGCGCGATATTTCTAACGTAACTAGAATTAAGAATGCCTTTGGTGACCGCCTTAAGATCATGACCGGTGTAGACACTTTAGCTTTAGAGAGTTTACTTATGGGTGCCGACGGGTGGATAGCCGGTCTTGTCTGTGCATTCCCCAGAGAGACCGTGGCTATTTTTGAATTGCAAAAACAAGGTCGAATTGCCGAGGCCTTAGAAATATATCGCTGGTTCTTGCCATTGCTCGAGTTAGATATTAACCCTAAATTAGTTCAAAACATTAAGTTGGCTGAGGTCGCTACCGATTTGGGCTCTGAATATGTGCGTGCGCCGCGCCTTCCATTGGCTGGAGCAGAGCGTGAACATGTATTAAAGGTAATAGCAACCGGTCTTGCTAACAGGCCAGAATTACCAAATTTTTAA
- a CDS encoding DUF1272 domain-containing protein, which yields MLEIRPSCEHCNKPLAVDSTEAMICTFECTFCKDCVSGPLREVCPNCGGGFTPRPIRPKDKLAKHPPSEKVVFKPVDLEAHYKKHFSS from the coding sequence ATGTTAGAAATAAGACCTAGTTGCGAGCATTGCAATAAGCCTCTGGCGGTTGATTCCACTGAGGCTATGATCTGCACTTTTGAGTGCACCTTTTGTAAGGATTGTGTCTCTGGGCCATTGCGCGAAGTATGTCCCAATTGTGGCGGAGGATTTACTCCAAGACCTATACGTCCTAAGGACAAGCTTGCAAAACATCCGCCAAGCGAGAAAGTAGTATTTAAACCAGTTGATCTGGAAGCTCATTATAAAAAACACTTCAGTTCATGA